A single genomic interval of Primulina huaijiensis isolate GDHJ02 chromosome 7, ASM1229523v2, whole genome shotgun sequence harbors:
- the LOC140981183 gene encoding probable WRKY transcription factor 40 isoform X1, protein MEFISLLNNSLDLNTKPLRLLDEAPDMFSMVILFMESSLKSGARVGAKQERGALIEELNRVSAENKKLTGLLTVMCENYNELQNRLKEYKIKNPELDLISRKRKPESGINNIIEANIINGSSESSSSDEDSCKKQREEEDNKGKIRRTYVRTEASDASLIVKDGYHWRKYGQKVTRDNPSPRAYFKCSYAPRCPVKKKVQRSMEDQAVLVATYEGKHNHPQPSKLEANSTPNRSANLGNMPCSTSLSSSGPAITLDLTNPKTSQDETTRSKSRGKIAAPELQHSLVEHMASTLTRDPNFKAAVAAAISGKIFQLNTHTQK, encoded by the exons ATGGAGTTCATTAGTCTTCTGAATAATTCATTGGATCTGAATACGAAACCTCTTCGGCTCCTTGATGAAGCTCCTGACATGTTTAGTATGGTAATCTTATTTA TGGAAAGCAGTTTGAAATCGGGTGCAAGAGTAGGTGCGAAACAAGAG AGGGGTGCCTTGATAGAGGAACTGAATAGGGTGAGTGCTGAAAACAAGAAACTGACTGGATTATTGACAGTCATGTGCGAGAattacaatgaattacaaaacaGATTAAAGGAGTACAAGATCAAGAATCCGGAGTTGGATTTGATTTCAAGAAAGAGGAAACCTGAAAGTGGTATCAACAATATTATTGAAGCAAACATTATTAACGGTTCTTCGGAAAGCAGCTCCAGCGATGAAGATTCGTGCAAGAAACAGAGAGAGGAAGAAGACAACAAAGGAAAGATACGGCGGACTTATGTTCGAACCGAAGCATCTGATGCAAGCCTC ATAGTAAAAGATGGTTATCACTGGAGGAAGTATGGACAGAAAGTGACTAGAGATAACCCTTCTCCGCGGGCTTACTTCAAGTGTTCTTATGCTCCAAGATGCCCAGTCAAAAAGAAG gttcaaagaagcatggAAGATCAAGCGGTTCTAGTTGCAACTTATGAAGGGAAGCATAACCATCCTCAACCCTCGAAACTCGAGGCAAATTCTACTCCGAATAGGAGCGCGAATCTTGGCAACATGCCATGCTCGACCTCTCTTAGTTCATCCGGACCAGCGATCACGCTCGATCTCACCAATCCAAAGACTAGTCAGGATGAAACTACAAGGAGTAAGTCAAGAGGCAAAATCGCTGCCCCTGAACTCCAACACTCTTTGGTGGAACATATGGCTTCTACTCTAACCAGAGATCCCAATTTCAAAGCAGCTGTGGCAGCTGCCATCTCTGGAAAGATTTTTCAGCTAAATACTCACACACAAAAGTGA
- the LOC140981183 gene encoding probable WRKY transcription factor 40 isoform X2, with translation MEFISLLNNSLDLNTKPLRLLDEAPDMFSMKHEVESSLKSGARVGAKQERGALIEELNRVSAENKKLTGLLTVMCENYNELQNRLKEYKIKNPELDLISRKRKPESGINNIIEANIINGSSESSSSDEDSCKKQREEEDNKGKIRRTYVRTEASDASLIVKDGYHWRKYGQKVTRDNPSPRAYFKCSYAPRCPVKKKVQRSMEDQAVLVATYEGKHNHPQPSKLEANSTPNRSANLGNMPCSTSLSSSGPAITLDLTNPKTSQDETTRSKSRGKIAAPELQHSLVEHMASTLTRDPNFKAAVAAAISGKIFQLNTHTQK, from the exons ATGGAGTTCATTAGTCTTCTGAATAATTCATTGGATCTGAATACGAAACCTCTTCGGCTCCTTGATGAAGCTCCTGACATGTTTAGTATG AAACATGAAGTGGAAAGCAGTTTGAAATCGGGTGCAAGAGTAGGTGCGAAACAAGAG AGGGGTGCCTTGATAGAGGAACTGAATAGGGTGAGTGCTGAAAACAAGAAACTGACTGGATTATTGACAGTCATGTGCGAGAattacaatgaattacaaaacaGATTAAAGGAGTACAAGATCAAGAATCCGGAGTTGGATTTGATTTCAAGAAAGAGGAAACCTGAAAGTGGTATCAACAATATTATTGAAGCAAACATTATTAACGGTTCTTCGGAAAGCAGCTCCAGCGATGAAGATTCGTGCAAGAAACAGAGAGAGGAAGAAGACAACAAAGGAAAGATACGGCGGACTTATGTTCGAACCGAAGCATCTGATGCAAGCCTC ATAGTAAAAGATGGTTATCACTGGAGGAAGTATGGACAGAAAGTGACTAGAGATAACCCTTCTCCGCGGGCTTACTTCAAGTGTTCTTATGCTCCAAGATGCCCAGTCAAAAAGAAG gttcaaagaagcatggAAGATCAAGCGGTTCTAGTTGCAACTTATGAAGGGAAGCATAACCATCCTCAACCCTCGAAACTCGAGGCAAATTCTACTCCGAATAGGAGCGCGAATCTTGGCAACATGCCATGCTCGACCTCTCTTAGTTCATCCGGACCAGCGATCACGCTCGATCTCACCAATCCAAAGACTAGTCAGGATGAAACTACAAGGAGTAAGTCAAGAGGCAAAATCGCTGCCCCTGAACTCCAACACTCTTTGGTGGAACATATGGCTTCTACTCTAACCAGAGATCCCAATTTCAAAGCAGCTGTGGCAGCTGCCATCTCTGGAAAGATTTTTCAGCTAAATACTCACACACAAAAGTGA